DNA sequence from the Parasphaerochaeta coccoides DSM 17374 genome:
TTGTGCGGTAGCTGCCGTGCCAGTACCATGTTCCAGCATGAAGATGCCGACTTCATCATTGGCTTGCCATACGGAATCAGCCATGGCTTTGCGTGCTATATTTGAGGTGAAGCGTACTTCATGGGAATTGGAAACAGGAACCGTGTTGCTATCACATGAAACAAAAGCGACAATAAGCATCAGGATGCCCGTAGAAACCACAATACTTAATTTATTCTCTCTCATTCAGCGTTCCCACTTTGTAAGACTAAGATGACCAAACAACTCCGGCACATATGATATGCTTTGGGAACGGGTCAGTATATCTTTATTGAGGAAGACAGTATAGCGTCATTTACAATTCTGCGTCCAGCTTTTTTTACTTTGTTCGCAATCAGTGCGCAATCAGTGCGAAATCGGGGATGTTGCCCTGTTGTTGTCCTATGGTTTCAGTGAGAAGCCACGGACTTCTTTTCCAGTTCAAGCAGCCAAACCTTGATGTCCAGTCCACCACCGTACCCCACCATGTCACCTTGTGCGCCAATGACCCGGTGGCAGGGCGTGATGATGGCAATGGGGTTGCGGTTGTTCGCCATGCCCACCGCACGGAAAGCCAAAGGCGAGCCGACGTGGATGGCAATGTCCTTGTAGCTTCTGGTCTGCCCATACGGAATAGTTCTGAGGGCTTCCCAGACTTTTTTCTGGAAAAGCGTTCCGTTTTCTTCCAGCGGAAGGTCAAATATGGTCAACGTGCCGGAAAGATACTGCCGTACCTGACGGATTGCTTCCCGCAGGAGAGGCGTCTCCCTCTCTGGCAAACTGTCCGCTTTCCTTCCTTTTTCAAATGCCAAGCCGCATATCGCGCCGTTCCGCTCGCTGATGGCTATGACGCCCAGTGGAGTATCGTATAGGACTGTCGTCTGTGCATCGATGTTCTTCATGGGAAAACTATAGGAGGTAATTCCGCTGTCGTAAAGCCCTGTGCTACGATTCTCTGCCCAAGATACGAGAGATGCGGCCACAGGTGTCAGTGATGATAGCCGCGGCATCTGCCGTGTTGATTTCCACGAACCGGAAAAGCGGCCATGAGACACTCATGGCGGCTACAGTCCTGCCTGTGTAGTCATGGATTCCCGCGCCAATGCAAACGACGCCTTCCTCATGTTCCTCGTCATCCATCGCCCAACCCCTGGCAGAGATGAGATCCAGTTCCTGGAAAATCTGCCCCGGTGTACGCAAGGTCTTGGGCGTGAATGGCTTGAGGGCAGTCCGGGCCAGATAGTCAGAGACGTGCGTGGCATCCATGCCGGCTAGCAGGATCTTGCCGATGGCGGTGCAGTACAGGGGAATTGTCTTGCCGACCCGCGAATACATCCGAACCGTATAAGAAGATTCCTTTTTCAAGATATAGACAGCCTCATCCTCGGTGAGAATGCCCATATGGACTGTCTCGCCGAATCTTTCACAGAGTTCGGAAGCAAATGGCCGGGCAACATCGAGAAGGTCGATATGAGAAAGGACATGGGAGCCTACAGAGAACATCCTGAGAGTCAGGGAGTAGCGGTCGGTTGAATCTTTATGGACGTAACCCAGTGATGTCAAAGTGGAGAGAAAGCGCAGGAGAGTCGCCTTGGGCAACTGCGTTTCCTTTGCCAGATTCTCCAGGTTCACGCTGCTGTGGCGGGCAAGCGTCTCCAGTACCGTGATGGTACGGGAGACTGCGCTCATCTGTCTGGCATCATCGCCAGTGCTGGATTCTGAATATGCCATCATCATCCCTCAAAGTATGTCTGGGCATTGCCGAAAGAAATATCCCTGACAATGCCGCCAAGGAGATTGAAGTCTCCGTTGACTTCACCATCCTCCACCCACGTACCTATGATATTGCACAGGATGCGGCGGAAATACTCATGACGCGGATAGGAGAGGAAAGACCGGCTGTCCGTCAGCATGCCCACGAAACGGGACAGCAAACCGATGTTCGCCAAACTTTTCATCTGATACTCCATGCCATCCTTGTGATCACAGAACCACCACGCGGAACCCAGCTGTATCTTGCCCGGAACATTGCCCTGGAAACCGCCTCCTACTGTCATCAGGACTTCATAGTCATTCTGGTTCAGGGAATAAAGGATTGTCTTGGGCGTCTGGCGTGTCTTTTCCAGTTCGTCAAGGAAACGGGAAAGATTGGCGGCAAAGGAGACTGCCGGGTCATGTACCGCGTCATACCCCGTGTCCGGGCCAAGTTTGGCAAACTGCCGGGAATTGACGTTGCGGATGGCCGACAGGTGAAGTTGCATGGCTATGTTCCTGTCGTGATACGCCCTGCCCAGCGCCAGCAGGACGCGAGTCTTGTAAGCATCGACCTCCTCCTGGGAAAGGCGCTCGCCTTCCAAGCTCCGCTGGAAGATGGCATTGACCTCGGCATCGCTTTTCATGACGAAAGGAGGATAAGTGAGCGCATGGTCGCTGGCCTTGCAACCCAGTGAGACAAAGAAATCCAGCCGCTTTATCAGTGCCTTGATGACATCGCCCGCAGTCTGGATGTCAATACCGGTACTGTTTCCAAGTTTCTGGATGTACGCACAGAACCCTTCCTGTTCAATGTTCAGTGCCTTGTCCGGCCGGAAGGAGGGGAGAACCTTGGCGGGGGAATCCTTCATGTCCAGTATCCTCTTGTGATCGGCAAGATCATCAATAGGATCATCTGTCGTGCCGACGGCGTAAACGTTGAACTTCTTCATGATGCCGCTGACACAGAAGAATGGATCGGAGGCGAGCTTCTCATTGGCCGCTTTGTAGATGGCTGGCGCGGAAGAAGTCGTCAGAGGCTCATCGATGTCAAAATATCGTTGCAATTCCAAATGAGTCCAGTGGTACAGGGGGTTTCCAATCAGACGTTCCATGGTTCCCGCCCAGGCAAGGAATTTCTCATAGGGGTCGGCGTCAGGACCTGTCACTATGGCTTCACTCACTCCGTTGGCTCTCATCATGCGCCATTTGTAGTGGTCGCCGTATCCATTGCTTCCCAGCCATGCTTCGGTGATGCCGTCAAAACGGCGATTATCGGCAATCTCCCGTGGAATCAGATGACAATGATAGTCAAAGATTGGCTCGGAGGCCGCGTATTCGTGGTAAAGACGCGCGGCGGTCTTATTTGTGAGAAGGAAATCCTTGTCCATGAACTTTTTCATAAGATTACTCCATCTTTAAAGAGTGATATCTCGGCATACCCGTTGTCTTCATTCTTCGTCTTGCGGCCGGATGCCGTATCGGCAATCAGTCTGACAAAATCCTCCGTGACTTTTTCCACATCCTCATGGAGTATCCGTCCGGCGTTGAAATCAATCCATCCTTTTTTCATTTCGCTGATTCGGTCATTGGTTGCAATCTTCACCGTGGGAACCGGTGCGCCCAACGGAGTACCGCGACCTGTCGTAAAGAGTATCATATGCGCTCCTGCCGCGGTAAGAGCCGTGGTGGATACAATGTCATTGCCAGGGCCACTGAGCAGAGTTAACCCCTTGGTCAGCTCTTTGTCCTCTCCCTTGGCGGACACACGCTCTCCGTATCCCAGGATATTGCGTACCGGCGCAAGGCCGCCTTTCTGCACACAACCGAGACTTTTATCCTCCAGCGTGGTGATGCCGCCATCCTTGTTTCCCGGAGAGGGATTCTCATAGACGACCTGTCCGTGGCGGACGAAGTAATCCTTGAAATCATCTATCAGCTTTGTAGTCTTTATGAAGGTATCCCGATTGACGCATCTGTCCATCAGGACTTGTTCCGCTCCGAACATCTCAGGGACTTCCGTGAGGATGACCGTACCGCCGAGGGATGTGAGGATGTCGCTCATCCGTCCCACCAGGGGGTTCGCGGTTATGCCGCTGAATCCGTCCGATCCCCCGCACTTCATCCCCAGGACGAGTTCGCTGACAGGGACATCAACACGTTTGTCATCCTTCATTGCTTTGGCAATTTCACAGAGAAGCTGTTTCCCCGCTTCCAATTCATCAGGAACATCCTGGGCAACGAGGTAACGGGTGCGTTCCGGATCCATAGGCCCAAGCAATTCCTTAAATTCCTTCATGGTGTTGTTCTCACATCCCAGGCCGAATACCAGTACGCCTCCTGCATTGGGATGCCTGGCAAGGTCAGCAAGAATGACGCGCGTGTTCTCATGGTCGGTACCCAGCTGTGAGCATCCGTAGGGGTGTCCCCACACCTGGATGTTTTCCACGGCAGGGATATCTTTGAACGCCTGCCGCGCCCATTCCACCAGCTTTTCACTGATGCGATTGACGCATCCGACCGTCGGAATAATCCAAAGTTCATTGCGCACGCCTATGCGTCCGTCCGCCCTGCGGTAGGCCTTGATGGTGGAGAATTTCTTCTCCCATTTTTCCTTCACTGCCTGTTGAGCGGAGATATAGGCTTCCGCGGAGGATTCATCATAGGTGTATTGTGCGCTCTCCGAGAGCAGCGTCCGCACATTGTGCGTATGGATGTGGCTGCCAGCGGGAATGTCTTCCTTTGCTCCGCCAATCGGATAGCCGTATTTAATCACCTTGCCGCCCTTGGGGATATCCACAAGAGCGACCTTGTGACCTGCCGGAATATCCGACAACAGGGTAATGTCCTGTCCGTCCACCGTGCATGTCGTGTCTTTTGCCAAGGGGATGACGGCTACGGCGACGACATCGGTCGGACTGATTTTCACTAATTTATTCGCGTACATGGTTGTTCCTCATGCGCTTGTCGCTTGAATCAATTCTTCCATGGTTTTCCTGACACCATGGGTCCAGATTTTCTCAAGGTATCCAGCGGTCAACACTTCCAGACCCTCTACTGTGGTCAAATCTTGTCCCCACCACGCGCTTTCGGAAAGCACTCCGGAGGCAAGCCGGACTGCCATGGTCTGGGGATTCCCGCCTTCCGCGTACAGTCCCGCGAAACGATCAAGCACTTCCGGACTGTCGTTGATGGGATAGGTCATGCCGTTGCGTTCTCCTTTCAGAGTCGTTCCTTCCCGTTCCGTACCCCGGTAGAAAGAAATGAGGGCTGCCAGGGAGAACACCAAAAGGCAGGGCTGAGAGCCTTTTTTCTTGAAATAGCCCAGCAAGGAAGGTAAGTTGCGCGTCTTGAACTTGCTGATGGAATTGAGGCTTATCGAGAGCAGCATATGACGGATGTAGGGATTGGCGAAACGTTCAAGGACATCAGCGGCATATTTCTCCAGCTCGTCCTTGTCTCCATCCATCGATGGTATGATTTCTGTGAATACCCCCTTCTTCATGAAGGCGCTGACCAGGGGATCCTTGGTACATTCCTCCACCGTATCAAGTCCTGCCTGCCATGCGGCCAGAACGCTCATGGTATGCGCCCCGTTGAGGATGCGAACCTTACGGGTGCGGTAGAAGGACATGTCATCCGTCCAGACTACGTTCAGACCGGCCTTGTCAAAGGGAAGTTCATCCGCATACGTTTTCTTATGGCATTCAATGACCCAGAGATGGAATATCTCGGCGGTGTCGAGCAGGTTGTCCCGGTAGCCCAGCTTGTCCCAGATTGCCTCGGCTTCCTCACGGGGGTAGCCGGGGACTATCCTGTCCACCAGGCTGTTGCAGAAATCATTGCAGTCTTCGACCCAGCGGATGAAGCTGTCGCAAAGATGCCATTCGTGCGCATGGCGCAGCACAATTTCACGCAGGGCATCTCCGTTCTTGTCTATCAACTCGCAGGGAATGAACACCAACCCCTTAGCGGCATCTCCGCCGAAATGCTGGAACCTATGGTAGAGGAACGCTGTCACTTTCCCAGGGAACGAAGCCTGCGGCTTGTCGTCAAGCGTTTCCCCTTCATGGTATGCGATGCCCGCTTCCGTCGTATTGGAAACGACGAAACGCAGGTCGGCGTTCTCAGCAATCCTCATGTATTCCTCATGCTGTTCATAAGGATTGACGACACGGGAGATGCTGGTAATCCTCCGGTATTCCTCAACGGTCTTTCCGTTTTGGACTCCACGAAGGATGGTGGTGTACAAGTCTTTCTGGGCGTTAATCATCTCACCCATGCCACCGGACAGAGGCTGCGCCACTACGATATTGCCTATGAAACTGGTCTTCTCGTTGAGGATATCGACCATCCAATCAACAAAAGCCCGCAGGAAATTCCCTTCTCCGAACTGGAGTATCCTCTCAGGCCGGATGATTGTGGTCTCAACGTCAGTGATGTTTTTCATGATTCTTGGCTCCTTGTGTATCCCATGTTTCCGGGGACATTATTTCATTGGTATCACGTGATGCGGGCAGTGTCTTTCACGATGGCGGTGTCTTTCCGCGCGGGAGATTGCCTGACAGGAAAAAGCAGCTTGCCCATGATGGCGCATATGGATTGCTGGACGATGATGCCACAGATGACGGGGATGGCTGAACGGGGTGGGAAAAAGCTGATGGAAAGAACCATGGCGGCGCTGATG
Encoded proteins:
- a CDS encoding methylated-DNA--[protein]-cysteine S-methyltransferase gives rise to the protein MKNIDAQTTVLYDTPLGVIAISERNGAICGLAFEKGRKADSLPERETPLLREAIRQVRQYLSGTLTIFDLPLEENGTLFQKKVWEALRTIPYGQTRSYKDIAIHVGSPLAFRAVGMANNRNPIAIITPCHRVIGAQGDMVGYGGGLDIKVWLLELEKKSVASH
- a CDS encoding IclR family transcriptional regulator, whose translation is MAYSESSTGDDARQMSAVSRTITVLETLARHSSVNLENLAKETQLPKATLLRFLSTLTSLGYVHKDSTDRYSLTLRMFSVGSHVLSHIDLLDVARPFASELCERFGETVHMGILTEDEAVYILKKESSYTVRMYSRVGKTIPLYCTAIGKILLAGMDATHVSDYLARTALKPFTPKTLRTPGQIFQELDLISARGWAMDDEEHEEGVVCIGAGIHDYTGRTVAAMSVSWPLFRFVEINTADAAAIITDTCGRISRILGRES
- the uxaC gene encoding glucuronate isomerase, coding for MKKFMDKDFLLTNKTAARLYHEYAASEPIFDYHCHLIPREIADNRRFDGITEAWLGSNGYGDHYKWRMMRANGVSEAIVTGPDADPYEKFLAWAGTMERLIGNPLYHWTHLELQRYFDIDEPLTTSSAPAIYKAANEKLASDPFFCVSGIMKKFNVYAVGTTDDPIDDLADHKRILDMKDSPAKVLPSFRPDKALNIEQEGFCAYIQKLGNSTGIDIQTAGDVIKALIKRLDFFVSLGCKASDHALTYPPFVMKSDAEVNAIFQRSLEGERLSQEEVDAYKTRVLLALGRAYHDRNIAMQLHLSAIRNVNSRQFAKLGPDTGYDAVHDPAVSFAANLSRFLDELEKTRQTPKTILYSLNQNDYEVLMTVGGGFQGNVPGKIQLGSAWWFCDHKDGMEYQMKSLANIGLLSRFVGMLTDSRSFLSYPRHEYFRRILCNIIGTWVEDGEVNGDFNLLGGIVRDISFGNAQTYFEG
- a CDS encoding UxaA family hydrolase, which encodes MYANKLVKISPTDVVAVAVIPLAKDTTCTVDGQDITLLSDIPAGHKVALVDIPKGGKVIKYGYPIGGAKEDIPAGSHIHTHNVRTLLSESAQYTYDESSAEAYISAQQAVKEKWEKKFSTIKAYRRADGRIGVRNELWIIPTVGCVNRISEKLVEWARQAFKDIPAVENIQVWGHPYGCSQLGTDHENTRVILADLARHPNAGGVLVFGLGCENNTMKEFKELLGPMDPERTRYLVAQDVPDELEAGKQLLCEIAKAMKDDKRVDVPVSELVLGMKCGGSDGFSGITANPLVGRMSDILTSLGGTVILTEVPEMFGAEQVLMDRCVNRDTFIKTTKLIDDFKDYFVRHGQVVYENPSPGNKDGGITTLEDKSLGCVQKGGLAPVRNILGYGERVSAKGEDKELTKGLTLLSGPGNDIVSTTALTAAGAHMILFTTGRGTPLGAPVPTVKIATNDRISEMKKGWIDFNAGRILHEDVEKVTEDFVRLIADTASGRKTKNEDNGYAEISLFKDGVIL
- a CDS encoding tagaturonate reductase, coding for MKNITDVETTIIRPERILQFGEGNFLRAFVDWMVDILNEKTSFIGNIVVAQPLSGGMGEMINAQKDLYTTILRGVQNGKTVEEYRRITSISRVVNPYEQHEEYMRIAENADLRFVVSNTTEAGIAYHEGETLDDKPQASFPGKVTAFLYHRFQHFGGDAAKGLVFIPCELIDKNGDALREIVLRHAHEWHLCDSFIRWVEDCNDFCNSLVDRIVPGYPREEAEAIWDKLGYRDNLLDTAEIFHLWVIECHKKTYADELPFDKAGLNVVWTDDMSFYRTRKVRILNGAHTMSVLAAWQAGLDTVEECTKDPLVSAFMKKGVFTEIIPSMDGDKDELEKYAADVLERFANPYIRHMLLSISLNSISKFKTRNLPSLLGYFKKKGSQPCLLVFSLAALISFYRGTEREGTTLKGERNGMTYPINDSPEVLDRFAGLYAEGGNPQTMAVRLASGVLSESAWWGQDLTTVEGLEVLTAGYLEKIWTHGVRKTMEELIQATSA